The stretch of DNA CAAGTGCACCAAGCGTGTGGGGAGGCTGAAGGCCGAGCACGACCTCCCGCCGGCCGATCCCGAGCGCGAGTCGCGCCAGATCGAGCGGCTCCGCTCGAAGGCGCTGGAGGCCGACCTCGACCCCGCGTTCGCGGAGAAGTTCCTCAACTTCATCATCAGCGAGGTCATTCGGCACCACGAGGCGATCCGCGACTGAGCCGGCCGATGGACGCCTGATCTCGATACGACGTCTCGCTTCGCTCGCCGTCACTCGATCACCGGTCCCGCGGGGTCGCTCCTCGGACCGCACCGTGACTGGATCACCAGTGGCGCAGGGTCACTCCTTGCAGACCGTGCCGTCCTTGGGGACGGTGCCGCCGAAGTAGGCGTCGACCGCCTCGCGGATGCAGGAGTTCCCCGACGTGTAGGCGGTGTGGCCGTCGCCCTCGCGGGTGAGCAGGACGCCTGAGTCGAGCTGGTCAGCCATCGCCTCGGACCACTCGTAGGGCGTGGCCGGGTCGCGCGTGGTGCCGACGACCAGGATCGGCGGGGCGCCCTCGGCGGTGACCGCCTGCTGCGGGTGGTCGCCCTTGATCGGCCAGTCGTGGCAGGCCATGACGCCCCAGCCGAGCGCCGCCCCGAACACCGGGGACACG from Aeromicrobium phoceense encodes:
- a CDS encoding chorismate mutase, with product MIGRVDAPTQAELDDIRASIDNIDAALVHLLAERFKCTKRVGRLKAEHDLPPADPERESRQIERLRSKALEADLDPAFAEKFLNFIISEVIRHHEAIRD